TTAGATGGTATTATTACTGGTCCAACATTAAAAGTTGATGGTAAAGTAGTAATGGAAGATGGAGAATTAGTAATATAATAATGATTATGGGTTTGAAAATTAACCTCATTATCTATTTTTAAATCACCATCTACAGTTAAACAATGGTTAAAATCCTATTTATACCTATGTTTTATTAAAAAAATTTAATAGTGTCTTGACAATTTGTTGAAATGTCATATAATATAATAGAAGGTTTATTCTAATAAGATGAATTTTGTCGAAAAAGTTTTCAGAAAAGTAATGAATTTAAACTAGGATTTGCATTAATTAAATTAGGTGGTGAGGTTAATGAGTAAGTTGAGTGCTTTTGATACAATTGGGCCGATAATGGTGGGGCCGTCTAGTTCTCATACGGCTGGTGCAGTTAGAATTGGTAATTTAGCTAGAGAAATTGTTGGAACAGAATTTAAACAAATTAAAATACTTTTGCATGGATCTTTTGGAAAGACTTATCGAGGACATGGAACAGATAAAGCGTTAATTGGTGGATTATTAGGACTATCTACTGATGATAGTTTGATTAAAGAATCATTTAAATTAGCTAAAGAACGAGGAATAGAATTTGAGATTACTCCTATTGATTTAGGTTTAGCACACCCTAACACTGCTAAATTAGAAATTAAAGATATTACTGGAAAACTTACTACTATCATTGGTTCGTCTATTGGTGGTGGTAATATAATTATCACTGAAATAGATGGTATAAAAGTAGACTTAAAAGGGGAATATCATACCTTAATTACTTTACATAAAGACAAGCCTGGTATGGTAGCCAAGATTTCAGGAATCTTACATGATTATGATTTGAATATTGCTTTTATGAAGGTAGTAAGACAGGATAAGGAAGCTTTAGCCACAGCTATAATTAAATTAAATCAGAAGTTAGAAGTAGATATATTAGAATTGATTAAGAATATATTAGGAGTAGAATTAGTAAAAGTAGTTAATCCACTTACATAGGGGGGTAAAAAAAGTGTATGATTTCGATACAATAGGTGAGTTAATAAATTTGGCTAAAGCTAATCAAATTTCAATTGCAGAAGTAGTGATTCGTAGAGAAGTTGAGTTGTCTACGGATTCAAGTAATGAAATAAAGCAAAAGATGCAAAGTGCACTAACTGTTATGAAAGATGCAATAAAGAAGGGGTTAGAAGAAGAACTAAGTTCTATTAGTTGCTATGAAGGGAGTAATGCTCAGTTAATGGACAAGGCAGCAAATGAAGGTGAGACTATAACCGGTTCCCTAATGCCCCAAGCTATTGCTAATGCTTTAGCTGTTTCGGAAGTAAATGCATCTATGGGTAAAATAGTAGCAGTTCCGACAGCGGGTTCTTGTGGTATACTTCCGGGTGCTTTGTTAACAATAGCTATTGAAAGAGGAGTAGATGATGACAAGATTATTGAAGCATTATTCGTTGCCTCAGGAATTGGTTTAGTAGTTGCTAAACAGGCTTCAGTTTCTGGAGCAGAAGGTGGGTGTCAAGCAGAATGCGGTACTGCTACGGGAATGGCAGCAGGAGCTATTACTTATCTTGTAAATGGTAGTCCTCAACAAATAAGTAATGCAGTTGCAATTGCATTGAAAAATATTTTAGGCTTAGTCTGTGATCCAGTAGCAGGTTTAGTAGAAGTGCCATGTATTAAAAGAAATGCTATGGGAGCTAGTAATGCTTTAACAGCAGCAGAGATGGCATTAGCTGGTATTGAAAGTCTGATTCCAGCTGATGAAGTAATATTAGCTATGAAAGAAGTTGGTGAATCACTTCCAGAAAAATTAAGAGAGACTTCCTTAGGGGGGTTAGCAGCTACTCCTACAGGGTGTAAAATAAAAGAAGAATTTTTAAATAAAAATTAAGGAGGAGTTTTAAATGATTATAGGTGTACCAGCAGAAATTAAGAATAATGAAAACAGAATTGCAATCACTCCAGCAGGGGTAGAGGCGTTGACTAATGAGGGACATGAGGTAGTAATTGAAGAGAATGGTGGAGTTGGAAGTGGGATTTCTGATAAAGATTATAAGCAAGCAGGAGCTAAGATGTTAGCTACTCCAAAAGAAGTATTTGATGCAGCAGATATGATTATGAAGGTTAAGGAGCCTTTACCAAAAGAGTATGATTTATTTAAAGAAGGACAGATCCTTTATACTTA
The Selenihalanaerobacter shriftii genome window above contains:
- the sdaAB gene encoding L-serine ammonia-lyase, iron-sulfur-dependent subunit beta; protein product: MSKLSAFDTIGPIMVGPSSSHTAGAVRIGNLAREIVGTEFKQIKILLHGSFGKTYRGHGTDKALIGGLLGLSTDDSLIKESFKLAKERGIEFEITPIDLGLAHPNTAKLEIKDITGKLTTIIGSSIGGGNIIITEIDGIKVDLKGEYHTLITLHKDKPGMVAKISGILHDYDLNIAFMKVVRQDKEALATAIIKLNQKLEVDILELIKNILGVELVKVVNPLT
- the sdaAA gene encoding L-serine ammonia-lyase, iron-sulfur-dependent, subunit alpha, whose protein sequence is MYDFDTIGELINLAKANQISIAEVVIRREVELSTDSSNEIKQKMQSALTVMKDAIKKGLEEELSSISCYEGSNAQLMDKAANEGETITGSLMPQAIANALAVSEVNASMGKIVAVPTAGSCGILPGALLTIAIERGVDDDKIIEALFVASGIGLVVAKQASVSGAEGGCQAECGTATGMAAGAITYLVNGSPQQISNAVAIALKNILGLVCDPVAGLVEVPCIKRNAMGASNALTAAEMALAGIESLIPADEVILAMKEVGESLPEKLRETSLGGLAATPTGCKIKEEFLNKN